The Micromonospora violae DNA segment CCTTTTGCTCGTCCGTCATGTCGTCATAGCGCGTATACTGAATCGCCAGAGAGTCTGGATCCTTCGGAGCCAACTCATTGGTTACGCGCAACCGGAATTCGTACCGTGGGTCGTTAACAAGATCGCTCTTCAAGCCTGATTCATAATCGACCACGAATTTTCGAAGGGGTGCCGGTAGAGCCTTTCGTAGGCGGCGCAGAACAGTCTCACCAGCATCGGTAAAGCTACCCACGAAAAGAGGGAATCGAAGCATGGCGGCAAGGCTCACCGTCTCGCCAAACTGCCCCGCCAGTTCCTCCTCATAATTCAGAAGTAGCGCTTGCGCATATCCGCTCAGCGCGATCGCAAGAGATAGATCGGCCTTGCCAGCGTAACGATGCTCGATTTTATTGCGGAGACCAATGAAGAACTCGATATTTTTGCGGATTGGGTCATCGAAGAGCCACCGCTCGGCCACGCATCTTGCCAGCTCCCAGCGTTTTGGCTCGCCGTCGATACGCTCCAAGAGCCGCGGGTTACCTCGCTGCCGATAGCGGAAATCTACACCATCTCGAGTGAACTCTGCGTGTAGTAAGTACAGCCAGGCAAGGTGCATGTGCACCACAAAGCCCTCAAAGGAACGTTCTTCTGCGGGATCGTTATAAAGTCGCACTGCGAGAGCGGCCTCGGCTCGCGAGGCCGTAATCATGGGCCAATGTCGTTGCGGACGTGGCATTAGAATCCTGCCCCTGAGTACTGCCGAGCAAGAGAACTATACGTTCACTTACACGATCCAGCAGCGCAAGCCAACTTCATGTCTCCATACGAGCCATCCGCTAGCCACCCTAGACGAATCTGGCTCCTGTTTAAATCGGCCGAACAGCCGACGATCAACGCTCGGTGCATACCGTTGTCGTCAAGCGAGAGCTACGACCGTTGCCAGCCCGCGTCAATGGCGTCTCGAAGCCGATTACTGAACGCGGCATGCGCCTGCCGATACTCGTTCACTCGATCCGCCTTGTAAAACGGGGCAGTGAACCCGTCCAGATGCGGATTCTGGTCGGGATCGCCCATGTGAGCGACAAACTTTTCGTAATCGGCCTTCGCTTGCCCGAAACCGAAAGCGCTTCGATGTTCCGCGAGCTTCCGTCCACGCGCATCAAACCATGTCGTCTCTTCATACCTCGTCAATTGCGGGAATCGACTAAGATAGATTGCAACGAGCTCGTCTGCGCTGATGCCGAGCCAAACCGACACTAAAGCGTCGAGCTCGACCAGGGCACTACGGCGAGCGCGCTCGTTTCGAATTGGGGTATCCGCATTCCAGTGGGCTGTCAATGGTGCGCCCCCGCCCTGCCCGAGGGGTTCCATGTCCGGCCAATCGACAGCCCACGACTCACCCAACCACGCGTCGCTGTAGAGAGATGACCATAGCTCGGCGTAAGCACTCGTTATGCAGTTCAACCGTAGCGTTCGGAGCACCGCCGGCAGCGCCAAAGG contains these protein-coding regions:
- a CDS encoding DUF3644 domain-containing protein, whose product is MPRPQRHWPMITASRAEAALAVRLYNDPAEERSFEGFVVHMHLAWLYLLHAEFTRDGVDFRYRQRGNPRLLERIDGEPKRWELARCVAERWLFDDPIRKNIEFFIGLRNKIEHRYAGKADLSLAIALSGYAQALLLNYEEELAGQFGETVSLAAMLRFPLFVGSFTDAGETVLRRLRKALPAPLRKFVVDYESGLKSDLVNDPRYEFRLRVTNELAPKDPDSLAIQYTRYDDMTDEQKAVVEELGRKGFVVVREQKRSVVNHELFKPRQVVLAVAEQVPFVFHMGHFVRAWQELKVRPVGRSDHPERTDEKYCFYDALHGDYGYTKAYVKKLVRELSSVDRWRNFFGEDPQDKASGEWVTDSDKHLPRQRNGAETDAEVPSAQDREGQYGAE